DNA from Verrucomicrobiota bacterium:
TACGTCAAGATCCCCATGTAGGGACTCTGCCCATGCCTCACGGAATCCAGAACGAAGAGGAGAAGAAAACTGAATAAGCTAGCCCCCGCAAGGGCCAGACCAGCGAAACTGATCCAGTTACGAAAATAGGAGGGCATTTTCTCACTGGCAACCGGTTGTTCGGTACTCATAATATCCTATGCTAGAAAATAGAAGAGCCCACGTCAATGCTTATGACGGCCACACCAGCTAACTCGCCCTCCTGATCCGTCTTCCAGGAACATATCCTGGAAGACCATGAAATCCACGATTACTTCTTGAGCGTGCGCATGTAGGCGATCAACGACTTGATCTGGTCGTCGGTCAGGCCTTCAGCGGGCTTCATCAAGGTCTTTTCGCCTTCCTTCAGGCCTTCCTTGATGATTTTCATCGCCTTGTCATCCTTCAATTCGGCCTGCACTTTGGCATCGGTATAATCCTTGATGCCCAGTTTGGCACCCATCTTGGTTTTGCCCGCGCCGTCCGCACCATGGCACTTGGCGCAATCTTTATCATAAAGCGCCTTACCATCTTCGGCCTGAGTACTGGCGGCCCCGATCAAGGAAACCGCGACAATTCCAGCGAATACAATGTGTTTCATATGCTACTTATAGAGACTATTTGAACTCATCCTTTATTCAAGGAGTTAAAAAAGGTGCTATCGGGTTAAAACCGGTATTGCAGGGTGGAATAAATCAAGTGTGCATCATAATTATTCCAACCGCCCGAGGCTTCATCCCGATAGCTGTAGAAACCGTATTTCAACGAGAGTCGCATATTGGGGCGCAGCTTGCGGGAAACCATGCAAGTGACCGCCTGTTCCTTGGCTCCAGCCCCGTAACTCATCGCCGCACCAAAGCTGTTATCGGGAGTGTAATCATTGGCCCGATAATAGAAATAACTCGCTTGCAGGTCGGTTTTGTTATCCACCACAAACCCAGCGGTCGTCGTCAGGGTGTAATAATTATTGCGGGCGTTGAGCACGGCCGCCGTATAATTACCCGCTTCAGATTCGGTCTTGCTGATGACGTAGTTGAAACCACCTTGCAAATAGAGACGGCTCACCGGAACCCAAGTAATGTTTTGGGCAAACACATGTGATATCATGCGGGCGCTTTCCGCCTCGCTGAGACCGGCTGCCGCATCCGGAGTGGTATGGATGGTCGAGTATTGTAAATCGTACCGGCTTACCAAGGTTACATTGTTCAACGGACGCAAGGTCAGGCGAACATTGCCACCGTCCGTATCCAGGTTTTGGTCCTTCAAATAAGCGGGATACCGATTACCGCTAAGCGGAGTATTCGGCGTATTATCCAGCAAATGGGTGTATTTATTGTCACGGTTCACGTGATAATATTGGAAATCCATATTGACCCGGCGCACCGGATACCAGTTCAGTCCCAGCGTATATTTCTGCTGCAACCGACTGTCGTCAGTATTCTGGTCCACCCGTGGCAAAATACCGTTACCACCATTTTCCTGGTAGTTGCCCTGCCCTTCCAGCAATTCCGCACGGGCATAAACGACCCAATTGGTGAAACCGGTATAACGGATTTCCAACTGCTCGGTCACGTCCAGATTATCACGCGAACTGGTGGAATTGACCAGCGTCGGCGCACCATTGCCAGTTTGCATATAGGTGGACTGGCTATCCGTGCCAACCCGATAAAGACGCACCGAAGGAACAATGGTCCACGACTCGCGCGGGGTGTACATCAGACTGAACGTCCCGGTGAACTCCTTGGACTCCGAACCGCCCGCAAGATTAAAATATCCGAGGCCATTAGCGAGCGCAGGCACATAGGCGGAATCGTAACTGGCACCATACGTGCGGGTCCCCGCAATATCGGTATCCAACGTGCTAAAGGAATATCCCGAGGAGAAAAACACTTTCGGGCTATACCGGGTTTCCGTGAAACCATAGACATTCAGCACATCCGTCCAGACCTGATCCCGGCTGGTGACATGACGGTCATTCAACTGGTTGGGATATTGACGTGAATTCTGGGAATTATTCTGCCTAGCTGATTCGTAATTGAGTCCCAAGCCAAAATCGGTCTTGCCCAACTTATGTTTAATTTCCGCCTCGAAGATATTGCGATGCTCGTCAATCCCCAAAAAGGAGGGCACAATGGCACGGCTTGGCCCGGCACCATAGGGTCGCGTTACCCCCATGGACGTGGAGTCTTTTTCGCCTTCGCGAAAGAGCGTACTATATTTGAGCCTGATTTGGGGCCAATCCTTGAGGGTTAACCCGCCTTCAATCCAGGCCTCACCCCGGTCCAAGTGAAGCGACTCATCATAGAGATGCACCATGCGCACATTCGCCTGGTCACCGGCATAATAACCGCCGCTGCCATCGTACCACGTGCGATAGGCTTTGTAACCGGCCCGGACGAACCCCACTTCAGGGCGCACATATTCCAAGCGCAGCTTGTAATCCTGGTTGTCAAACAAGGCCCGCACATCCAAATTCAGGGAATCCTTCTTCCCCACCTTGGATTCATAGTGCAAGTCCTCGATGCCACCAAAGGCTCCCTGATGGATATAATGGCGCTGTTTCGGGGCATTCGGATTTCCGTCAATCAGCAACCCGCCAACCGACAAATCCACCCAATTGGTGTAGCTTTCAGAGTAATCATCGGGAACCGCCACCGGCTTGTTGGTGGAATCGGCGGCATAACCGGCGACCGCCAGACCAGCGGCGGCAGCGACCCAACCAGCCACCATGGCACTTCGAGCACGTGAAGAGTAGTTTGTTTTCATGAGTGTTCTCGAAAAAGGTTAAAACCGCAGTGAGGCATTGACGCGTGACCCGTGCACGGCTTGGTGGCAACCCGCCGTCCAGCACGTCCCCTGTTTCAGCAGCAGAGTATGGTCCCAACCGCCGATCAAGAGCCGGCCTGGTTGCTGTTGCTGGAAGTGACATTTCAAACACAGGTTCTGATTGCGCACCGTGAGCATTTTATCGTTGACGCTGCCATGCACATCATGGCAGGTGGTACAGCCTTCCCGCATGGCGGCGTGCTCGAACACATACGGCCCGCGTTGGGCGGGATGGCACTTGATGCAGGCGTCGTTCTGCGATTGCAACGCCGTGCCGCCACCCTTGGTGACCTGGCCCTTGTGAGGATTATGGCAATCACCGCAACTCACCTTGCCTTCGGGCACGGGGTGATGATGAGGCAGTTCAAACTGGCCGCGTTTATCCAAGTGACAATCAAAGCAATTCTCCGAAGAACGGCGCGGATTGATGATGGTCTGCCGCTGGCTGCTCGGGCGCACTTGCGGGTCACCCGGTTTGTAGTTCGTGCCCGTGCGCCGCTCGCCCGCGCTTTCCGCGTGCAGGCTGCCAGGACCATGGCAAGACTCGCAACCCATATTGATGGCGTTCGGCCCCGGAGTTTGCAGCCGCGCATGGGTCGCCGTCTTGAAATCCCGGCAGAGATCCTCGTGGCATTCCGCGCAGGCTTTGGACCCGACGTATTTGGCTCCGGGGATATTGGGGGGAATGACGACGGTCCGCGTGACCGTTTCGCAGGAAACCGTGGCCAGGATCAGCGCGGCGCCGCCCGCCAACAGCCATCCCGCCCGGCTTTTGTGTGCCTTGAGATACTTGATCATAAGCGTCGCTTTTTGGTCCGATTGTTCCGTTACCCCTGATCAGGGTTTAGCAATTTCCGCCTTCACCTTTTCTTCGGCAATCTTCAGCAAATTCCACGTATAGGCGTTGTTATGCACGCCATAGGAGCCATCGTGTTCAACCAAGTAGAGACCGAACCGGGCCTGAACAATGTTAGCCGGCAACCCATATACCGCATTTGTCTGAATGGCAGCCGAGGCCCCCACCCACTTGCTGGCTGAAATCGCGGCCGGCCGGTTGGTCGAAAGCTGCCCCACACTAGTGAACTCCCATGCCAGGTAATTGGTGCCAGCATTGGTGCGCAACTGGATGGAAGCTTTGGTGACGGCCCAATAGTTCAGGTTGGACTTCACGACTTGAATCTTCTCACGGGTCGCTTCCTGAGTAAATTCCATGAGCACATTCATCCAAGTTGCATCCCCGGTATGACACTTAAGGCACACATCGAAGCTATCCACCTCGAACTTATGCTGGGCAAGTCCGCTCGTCGGCGAATCCTGCATATGGCAGGTAGCGCATTGATCCTGGGCCAGTTTATAGTGCGGTGACATGGTCAATTGACCAATATTAGTGGCTATCTGGAAGGTGGTCGGGAAGTTTCCGTTCAAGATATTATATTGGGGGGAGTGATGCGGCGGACGGCTGGTTGAGGCAGGATCGGCGCCACGGGAATTATGACACTGGCCGCACACGCTGATATTCGGGTTATATTGGTTGGAAAAGGCAATCGAGGTGTTATAGGTAAAATAATTGGTCGAACTGGTCGGATTACGGAGTTGGAAACCATTGGCAGTTGCACCATGCGGATCGTGGCAGACCACGCAGGTGACACCAATTGCGGCAGCATTGGTACCCGAAGGCAGCGGCTTATTCTTCAAGAAAGATAAACGAACCGCGCCGGAGTGGCAGGCGCCGCAGGAATTCATACGTCCTTGTGACGTTACCACGTTAGTGCTAAGAAAACCACTGGGGGCCGCCGCCACATCAGCCAAAACCGAGGCATGCGGCGTAGTGTGCCACTCATCATAGGTGGGATGATGGGAACCGGTATGGCAACCACCGCACAACTCGCCACTCATTACAATCGCCGGGCGCAGGGTCAAATCGTTCGGGGCGGAAGCGTGCGCCTGTCCCGGGCCATGGCAGTTTTCGCATTGCACACCGGCGAGCTGAGGCGTGGTGGCTTCATTGACGAAACCATTGGGCGTTCCATAACCAACCGTATGACAGGGCAAACAATTCTTATTGGTGCCATTGCCCGCCGCCTTGAGCGTATTGAGCGCGCCGAAATGGCGGGCTGTCATTTCCGAGGCATGAATGTTGGTATGGCAGGTGCCGCAGGTGGCCTCCCCGACATATTGCGGCGCAGGAGCCGAAACGGCGAACACCTGCAACGGCGCTTTGGCCGGCAAGACCACGGAATTCGCATAGGAACGGCATACCAAGTTGGACACCGTCTTGCCACCCACCGTGGTATATTCATAGAGCTTGTACGGCGTCTCGCTGTCATTGAAGCCCGCCGTCCACTTGACGATGATCCGGCCACCATTGGTCGCAATGGTGGTCACCGTCGGCGCCGAAAATTGTTTCCCACCCAAGCCACCGGCAAAGGTGTTGGTCATGATAAGGGTCTGCGCCGAGGCGGACGCGACCGTCGCCAAAACCAAGGCCGCCGCAAGGAGGCCCGTCTGGAGACTGGGCTGTTTCAGGTTGAGGATGAGGGTTGGCCGGTTGATTTTCATAACTACAATGGCTATGGGTTGACGTTTACGTCTTGCTGACTGCTCTGTTTGATTGCCGTTCTATGCACATCCTTAGTCTATGCATCCCGGTGATTGTGACAAAACCTTTCTTGCCATAGATTTGACGTA
Protein-coding regions in this window:
- a CDS encoding cytochrome c — its product is MKHIVFAGIVAVSLIGAASTQAEDGKALYDKDCAKCHGADGAGKTKMGAKLGIKDYTDAKVQAELKDDKAMKIIKEGLKEGEKTLMKPAEGLTDDQIKSLIAYMRTLKK
- a CDS encoding cytochrome c3 family protein, which translates into the protein MIKYLKAHKSRAGWLLAGGAALILATVSCETVTRTVVIPPNIPGAKYVGSKACAECHEDLCRDFKTATHARLQTPGPNAINMGCESCHGPGSLHAESAGERRTGTNYKPGDPQVRPSSQRQTIINPRRSSENCFDCHLDKRGQFELPHHHPVPEGKVSCGDCHNPHKGQVTKGGGTALQSQNDACIKCHPAQRGPYVFEHAAMREGCTTCHDVHGSVNDKMLTVRNQNLCLKCHFQQQQPGRLLIGGWDHTLLLKQGTCWTAGCHQAVHGSRVNASLRF
- a CDS encoding multiheme c-type cytochrome — protein: MKINRPTLILNLKQPSLQTGLLAAALVLATVASASAQTLIMTNTFAGGLGGKQFSAPTVTTIATNGGRIIVKWTAGFNDSETPYKLYEYTTVGGKTVSNLVCRSYANSVVLPAKAPLQVFAVSAPAPQYVGEATCGTCHTNIHASEMTARHFGALNTLKAAGNGTNKNCLPCHTVGYGTPNGFVNEATTPQLAGVQCENCHGPGQAHASAPNDLTLRPAIVMSGELCGGCHTGSHHPTYDEWHTTPHASVLADVAAAPSGFLSTNVVTSQGRMNSCGACHSGAVRLSFLKNKPLPSGTNAAAIGVTCVVCHDPHGATANGFQLRNPTSSTNYFTYNTSIAFSNQYNPNISVCGQCHNSRGADPASTSRPPHHSPQYNILNGNFPTTFQIATNIGQLTMSPHYKLAQDQCATCHMQDSPTSGLAQHKFEVDSFDVCLKCHTGDATWMNVLMEFTQEATREKIQVVKSNLNYWAVTKASIQLRTNAGTNYLAWEFTSVGQLSTNRPAAISASKWVGASAAIQTNAVYGLPANIVQARFGLYLVEHDGSYGVHNNAYTWNLLKIAEEKVKAEIAKP